The Drosophila nasuta strain 15112-1781.00 chromosome 2L, ASM2355853v1, whole genome shotgun sequence genome window below encodes:
- the LOC132788846 gene encoding carnitine O-acetyltransferase-like isoform X2, with amino-acid sequence MRLLSNSNKVFWNLTKLSISNQTPNVLVKLQPASYRSKSTDGGDGPEASTKQKLLTYPVLPLNETLQRFLLTAQPLLTPSEFEKQKKITQKFEENEGEKLQSLLEEVGKCEKNWLAHRWLTNAYLKYRDPVTVYVSPGMTFPYQQFKDMREYVKYTAQVIYGLGEFKGIVDAGEIPIVKMGKNELDNSQFGKVFGTCRIPIRGTDRIVYNPSSNYVVVIYKNHFYKLSLYDSEGNLLTSATLAKQLEEIRDAESNVGVPYGVLTTDSRDNWAEAYEQLVKNPENAATIKTIQGALFTVSMDECIDLKPGQETNQLILGLIHGNGSRVNSGNRWMDKTIQLVVNPNGNVGFTYEHSPAEGQPIAMMMDYVVKKMAEDADFGSCGSTNVECGPQKLSFAPLNDCVGQWLFYANRNIDKLVNDLQCNVLKFPCYGKNYIKKQKLGPDSFVQMALQLAFYKIHKVPAAQYESAHLRIFENGRTETIRSCSNESLAFCKAMTSSSASLQEKAGVLRQAVVAHQQYAKNALQGIGVDRHLLGLKLMALENNLPVPEFYSSPGYTKSMHFRVSTSQVATLYDAFMGYGPATDDGYASCYNPRDDDIIVAITCWRYNQDTDPDKFAKALEEAFLDMQSVLEQTNKPKSKL; translated from the exons ATGCGACTGctaagcaacagcaacaaggtCTTTTGGAATTTG ACCAAACTTTCGATTAGCAATCAAACGCCCAATGTGCTTGTCAAGCTTCAACCAGCCAGCTACAGAAGCAAGAGCACCGATGGCGGCGACGGACCCGAGGCATCCACCAAGCAAAAGTTATTGACATATCCGGTGCTGCCGTTAAATGAAACGCTGCAGCGTTTCCTGCTCACAGCTCAACCGCTGTTGACACCCTCGGAGTTTGAAAAGCAGAAGAAGATCACACAGAAATTCGAAGAGAATGAAGGCGAAAAGTTGCAGAGCCTGCTCGAGGAGGTGGGCAAATGTGAGAAGAACTGGTTGGCACATCGCTGGTTAACCAATGCGTATCTGAAGTATCGTGATCCTGTGACAGTTTATGTTAGTCCTGGCATGACATTTCCGTATCAGCAATTCAAGGATATGCGTGAATATGTTAAGTACACGGCCCAGGTGATATATGGGCTTGGTGAATTCAAAGGAATTGTGGATGCTGGGGAGATACCCATTGTCAAGATGGGTAAAAATGAACTGGACAATAGTCAATTTGGAAAAGTGTTTGGTACATGTCGTATACCGATCCGGGGCACCGATCGTATCGTTTACAATCCCAGTTCCAACTATGTTGTTGTCATCTACAAGAATCAC TTTTATAAATTGTCATTGTACGATAGTGAGGGTAATCTGTTAACTTCTGCCACACTGGCCAAGCAGCTGGAGGAGATCAGGGATGCGGAGAGTAATGTTGGTGTACCCTATGGCGTTCTAACCACAGATTCACGTGACAATTGGGCCGAGGCCTATGAACAACTTGTGAAGAATCCTGAGAATGCAGCAACTATTAAGACCATTCAAGGTGCTCTATTCACCGTCTCGATGGACGAATGCATCGATCTTAAGCCTGGCCAAGAGACTAATCAATTGATTCTTGGCCTGATACATGGCAATGGCAGTAGAGTGAATAGTGGAAATCGTTGGATGGATAAGACTATTCAGCTGGTTGTCAATCCCAATGGCAACGTTGGCTTCACCTACGAACACTCGCCAGCCGAGGGTCAACCCATTGCCATGATGATGGATTATGTGGTGAAGAAGAT GGCTGAGGACGCCGACTTTGGCAGCTGCGGCTCCACAAATGTTGAGTGTGGACCACAAAAACTCAGCTTTGCTCCGCTTAATGATTGTGTTGGCCAATGGCTTTTCTATGCAAATCGCAACATTGACAAGCTCGTCAACGATTTGCAGTGCAATGTGTTGAAGTTCCCGTGCTACGGCAAGAATTAcatcaaaaagcaaaagctggGACCCGACAGCTTTGTGCAAATGGCATTGCAGCTGGCCTTCTACAA AATTCACAAGGTGCCAGCTGCCCAATATGAATCAGCGCACTTGCGCATCTTCGAGAATGGACGTACAGAAACTATTCGTTCTTGCTCAAATGAATCGCTGGCCTTCTGCAAAGCGATGACCAGTTCAAGTGCATCGCTGCAGGAGAAGGCCGGCGTTTTGCGTCAGGCAGTCGTGGCACATCAGCAATATGCGAAAAATGCGCTGCAGGGCATCGGCGTGGATCGTCATCTACTGGGCCTCAAGTTGATGGCACTGGAGAACAACTTGCCAGTGCCGGAATTCTATTCCTCGCCTGGCTACACCAAGTCTATGCACTTCCGCGTGTCCACATCGCAGGTGGCAACCTTATACGACGCCTTTATGGGTTACGGTCCAGCTACTGATGATGGCTATGCCTCTTGCTACAATCCTCGCGATGATGACATTATCGTGGCCATCACATGCTGGCGTTACAATCAAGACACCGATCCCGACAAGTTTGCCAAGGCGCTGGAGGAAGCCTTCCTGGACATGCAAAGTGTGCTCGAGCAAACCAACAAACCCAAGTCCAAGTTGTAG
- the LOC132788846 gene encoding carnitine O-acetyltransferase-like isoform X1, with product MHAYQSAPVERTIQTPSSEMRLLSNSNKVFWNLTKLSISNQTPNVLVKLQPASYRSKSTDGGDGPEASTKQKLLTYPVLPLNETLQRFLLTAQPLLTPSEFEKQKKITQKFEENEGEKLQSLLEEVGKCEKNWLAHRWLTNAYLKYRDPVTVYVSPGMTFPYQQFKDMREYVKYTAQVIYGLGEFKGIVDAGEIPIVKMGKNELDNSQFGKVFGTCRIPIRGTDRIVYNPSSNYVVVIYKNHFYKLSLYDSEGNLLTSATLAKQLEEIRDAESNVGVPYGVLTTDSRDNWAEAYEQLVKNPENAATIKTIQGALFTVSMDECIDLKPGQETNQLILGLIHGNGSRVNSGNRWMDKTIQLVVNPNGNVGFTYEHSPAEGQPIAMMMDYVVKKMAEDADFGSCGSTNVECGPQKLSFAPLNDCVGQWLFYANRNIDKLVNDLQCNVLKFPCYGKNYIKKQKLGPDSFVQMALQLAFYKIHKVPAAQYESAHLRIFENGRTETIRSCSNESLAFCKAMTSSSASLQEKAGVLRQAVVAHQQYAKNALQGIGVDRHLLGLKLMALENNLPVPEFYSSPGYTKSMHFRVSTSQVATLYDAFMGYGPATDDGYASCYNPRDDDIIVAITCWRYNQDTDPDKFAKALEEAFLDMQSVLEQTNKPKSKL from the exons ATGCACGCATATCAAAG TGCCCCAGTTGAGAGAACAATTCAAACTCCCAGCTCTGAAATGCGACTGctaagcaacagcaacaaggtCTTTTGGAATTTG ACCAAACTTTCGATTAGCAATCAAACGCCCAATGTGCTTGTCAAGCTTCAACCAGCCAGCTACAGAAGCAAGAGCACCGATGGCGGCGACGGACCCGAGGCATCCACCAAGCAAAAGTTATTGACATATCCGGTGCTGCCGTTAAATGAAACGCTGCAGCGTTTCCTGCTCACAGCTCAACCGCTGTTGACACCCTCGGAGTTTGAAAAGCAGAAGAAGATCACACAGAAATTCGAAGAGAATGAAGGCGAAAAGTTGCAGAGCCTGCTCGAGGAGGTGGGCAAATGTGAGAAGAACTGGTTGGCACATCGCTGGTTAACCAATGCGTATCTGAAGTATCGTGATCCTGTGACAGTTTATGTTAGTCCTGGCATGACATTTCCGTATCAGCAATTCAAGGATATGCGTGAATATGTTAAGTACACGGCCCAGGTGATATATGGGCTTGGTGAATTCAAAGGAATTGTGGATGCTGGGGAGATACCCATTGTCAAGATGGGTAAAAATGAACTGGACAATAGTCAATTTGGAAAAGTGTTTGGTACATGTCGTATACCGATCCGGGGCACCGATCGTATCGTTTACAATCCCAGTTCCAACTATGTTGTTGTCATCTACAAGAATCAC TTTTATAAATTGTCATTGTACGATAGTGAGGGTAATCTGTTAACTTCTGCCACACTGGCCAAGCAGCTGGAGGAGATCAGGGATGCGGAGAGTAATGTTGGTGTACCCTATGGCGTTCTAACCACAGATTCACGTGACAATTGGGCCGAGGCCTATGAACAACTTGTGAAGAATCCTGAGAATGCAGCAACTATTAAGACCATTCAAGGTGCTCTATTCACCGTCTCGATGGACGAATGCATCGATCTTAAGCCTGGCCAAGAGACTAATCAATTGATTCTTGGCCTGATACATGGCAATGGCAGTAGAGTGAATAGTGGAAATCGTTGGATGGATAAGACTATTCAGCTGGTTGTCAATCCCAATGGCAACGTTGGCTTCACCTACGAACACTCGCCAGCCGAGGGTCAACCCATTGCCATGATGATGGATTATGTGGTGAAGAAGAT GGCTGAGGACGCCGACTTTGGCAGCTGCGGCTCCACAAATGTTGAGTGTGGACCACAAAAACTCAGCTTTGCTCCGCTTAATGATTGTGTTGGCCAATGGCTTTTCTATGCAAATCGCAACATTGACAAGCTCGTCAACGATTTGCAGTGCAATGTGTTGAAGTTCCCGTGCTACGGCAAGAATTAcatcaaaaagcaaaagctggGACCCGACAGCTTTGTGCAAATGGCATTGCAGCTGGCCTTCTACAA AATTCACAAGGTGCCAGCTGCCCAATATGAATCAGCGCACTTGCGCATCTTCGAGAATGGACGTACAGAAACTATTCGTTCTTGCTCAAATGAATCGCTGGCCTTCTGCAAAGCGATGACCAGTTCAAGTGCATCGCTGCAGGAGAAGGCCGGCGTTTTGCGTCAGGCAGTCGTGGCACATCAGCAATATGCGAAAAATGCGCTGCAGGGCATCGGCGTGGATCGTCATCTACTGGGCCTCAAGTTGATGGCACTGGAGAACAACTTGCCAGTGCCGGAATTCTATTCCTCGCCTGGCTACACCAAGTCTATGCACTTCCGCGTGTCCACATCGCAGGTGGCAACCTTATACGACGCCTTTATGGGTTACGGTCCAGCTACTGATGATGGCTATGCCTCTTGCTACAATCCTCGCGATGATGACATTATCGTGGCCATCACATGCTGGCGTTACAATCAAGACACCGATCCCGACAAGTTTGCCAAGGCGCTGGAGGAAGCCTTCCTGGACATGCAAAGTGTGCTCGAGCAAACCAACAAACCCAAGTCCAAGTTGTAG